Proteins encoded in a region of the Tripterygium wilfordii isolate XIE 37 chromosome 21, ASM1340144v1, whole genome shotgun sequence genome:
- the LOC119988631 gene encoding protein CWC15 homolog: MTTAARPTWAPAKGGNEQGGTRIFGPSQKYSSRDLAAHTSLKPRREGQASHDELQNRNLRDELEERERRHFSSKHKSHDDDRDRRKANHLLLEGTKRDSEDRIVPRSVDADDSDVEVKSDESDDEDDDDDEDDTEALLAELEQIKKERAEEKARRDKEQMEEQLKAKETEVLRGNPLINHATSFNVKRRWDDDVVFKNQARGETKTPKRFINDTIRSDFHRKFLQKYMK; this comes from the exons ATGACGACTGCAGCTAGACCTACATGGGCACCTGCTAAAGGTGGCAACGAACAGGGAGGTACTCGGATTTTTGGCCCGTCGCAGAAGTATTCCTCGAGGGACCTTGCGGCTCATACCAGTCTAAAACCCAG GAGAGAAGGACAGGCCAGCCATGATGAATTGCAGAATAGAAATCTTCGTGATGAGCTTGAAGAGCGTGAACGCAGGCACTTCTCCTCAAAACATAAATCTCACgatg ATGACAGAGATCgcaggaaagcaaatcatcttTTACTGGAAG GAACAAAGAGGGATTCTGAAGACCGCATTGTTCCACGAAGTGTGGATGCTGATGATTCGGATGTTGAAGTCAAAAGTGACGAGAG tgatgatgaggatgacgaCGACGATGAGGATGACACAGAAGCTCTTCTGGCTGAGCTTGAACAAATCAAGAAGGAAAGGGCAGAGGAAAAGGCCCGGAGG GATAAAGAGCAGATGGAGGAACAACTAAAAGCCAAGGAGACAGAGGTTCTTCGAGGAAACCCGCTAATAAATCATGCAACCTCATTTAATGTAAAGAGGAG GTGGGACGATGATGTGGTCTTCAAGAACCAGGCCCGAGGTGAAACCAAAACTCCCAAGCGCTTCATCAATGACACCATAAGGAGCGACTTTCACCGGAAGTTCCTCCAGAAATACATGAAATAA